A single Cyprinus carpio isolate SPL01 chromosome A6, ASM1834038v1, whole genome shotgun sequence DNA region contains:
- the LOC109082340 gene encoding RNA-binding protein 26-like isoform X4 — protein MIIENLEALKTWLSKTLEPICDADPSALAKYVVALVKKDKSEKELKALCIDQLDVFLQKETQTFVDKLFEAVNAKSYLPQPEQPTSARTETQQRTEKDESKRDEPSRDEDREKKFSRRINHSPPSSSRYSRDSRRVDDRKKEDRSRKREYDRNPPRRDSYRERYNRRRERSRSYSRSRSRSWSKDRTRERDRDRERDRTRSRSHSQSRCRSRSRERDSGKPKYEHSRPERQEAVTTDGYTATPLTPGSSSALFPVPTLSSTITVIAPTHHGNNTTESWSEFPQDHTPFGRGGPPRKRCRNYDEKGFCMRGDMCPFDHGSDPVVVEDVNLPSMLPFQPPPLPGVDGPPPPGLPPPHSLLTPPVNLRPPVPPPGTMPPSLPPVAGPPPPLPALQPSGMDAPPNSITSSVPTIVTSGVRPPLSQPPPPLFTSDSFEPEVYNPEAPSMTSRPMYRHRVNAQRPNLIGLTMGEVDLPPREKMSNTNSARIVLESDSRKRGAGLHDGAIPAKKPWFDKPNFNKPNHHGFHRNVPYSSANTKLAIRQIPPELNNISKLNEHFSKFGTIVNLQVAYNNNPDGALIQFASPEEAKRAMQSTEAVLNNRFIRVHWHREDAVEQTYTTPHPSIQTAQESAVTTLKQSVKDRLGPLPTAHPEPSHDPGGAPQNTTKVSVKERLGFSKPAGFGGKVFSTSTGLTKTVYNPAALKAGQKGAPFGTTLIAEDALKRKQEALKLQQDVRKKKQEILEKHIQTQKLLISKLEKNKSMKAEDKAQIMLTLTTLTNSITKLQEEMKGLSSANALRTTLKSKAQAQKELLDTELDLYKKMQAGEDTAELKIKYTRLQLEAAKRGLLTPGRGRGAHGRGRGALRSRGRGIRGRGRGVPTHAVVDHRPRALEISGFTEADRVDLLPHFAQYGEIEDCQMEDSSLSAIITYKTRAEAEQAAVHGVRLNNQELRLAWHKPTASLNTTNPDEVEPEDEEFPEDFLVDDSLLQDDDEEEEDNESRSWRR, from the exons ATGATCATTGAAAACCTCGAAGCCTTGAAGACATGGCTCTCGAAGACTCTTGAACCCAT ATGTGATGCTGACCCTTCTGCTCTTGCAAAATATGTGGTTGCATTGGTGAAGAAAGATAAATCTGAGAAGGAGCTGAAAGCATTATGCATTGACCAGTTGGATGTATTCCTTCAGAAAG AGACGCAGACATTTGTGGACAAACTTTTTGAAGCTGTGAACGCAAAGAGTTACCTACCTCAACCGGAGCAGCCCACTTCCGCAAGAACTGAAACTCAGCAGCGCACAGAGAAAGATGAATCCAAGAGAGACGAG CCCAGCCGAGATGAGGACCGAGAAAAGAAATTCTCCAGGAGAATAAACCACAGTCCTCCGTCTAGCTCCAGATACAGCCGAGACAGCAG GAGAGTAGATGACCGCAAGAAAGAGGACCGCTCCAGGAAGCGAGAGTATGACCGAAACCCTCCCAGAAGGGACTCGTACAGGGAACGTTATAACCGGCGGAGAGAACGCAGCCGCAGTTACAGTCGCAGTCGTAGTCGCAGCTGGAGTAAGGACCGCACTCGTGAGCGAGACAGAGACCGAGAGCGGGACCGCACCCGATCACGATCTCACTCACAGAGTCGCTGCAGGAGCAGAAGCAGAG AGCGGGATTCTGGAAAGCCAAAGTACGAGCACAGTCGTCCAGAACGTCAGGAGGCGGTGACCACCGATGGGTACACCGCTACGCCTCTCACACCCGGGAGCTCCTCTGCTCTGTTCCCTGTGCCCACCCTCAGTAGCACCATCACTGTCATCGCCCCCACCCACCATGGGAACAACACCACTGAGAGCTGGTCAGAATTCCCACAGGACCACACGCCCTTCGGCAGAGGCGGCCCTCCGAGGAAACGCTGTCGTAACTATGATG AGAAGGGCTTCTGTATGCGAGGAGACATGTGCCCTTTCGATCACGGAAGTGATCCAGTGGTGGTGGAGGACGTTAATCTTCCCAGCATGCTTCCTTTCCAGCCACCGCCTCTTCCTGGAGTGGACGGCCCACCTCCTCCGGGCCTGCCGCCCCCTCACTCACTCCTGACTCCACCAGTGAACCTCAGACCACCTGTGCCCCCACCGGGCACCATGCCACCCAGCCTGCCACCTGTAGCAG GTCCTCCGCCTCCTCTTCCTGCTCTTCAGCCCTCTGGTATGGACGCCCCACCCAACTCCATCACCAGCTCTGTGCCCACTATAGTGACGTCAGGTGTCCGGCCTCCGCTCAGCCAGCCTCCACCACCCCTGTTCACGTCAG attcATTTGAGCCAGaagtgtataatcctgaagcccCCAGCATGACCTCACGACCCATGTACAGACACAGAGTCAACGCTCAGCGGCCCAATCTGATTGGTCTGACCATGGGAGAAGTGGATCTGCCGCCTCGAG AGAAAATGTCAAACACTAACAGCGCTCGGATAGTTTTAGAGTCTGACTCCAGGAAGAGAGGAGCAGGACTGCACGACGGAGCTATTCCTGCAAAGAAACCCTGGTTTGACAA ACCAAACTTCAACAAACCCAACCACCACGGCTTTCACAGGAATGTGCCCTACTCTTCAGCAAACACCAAACTGGCCATCCGTCAGATTCCTCCTGAACTCAACAACATCAGCAAACTAAACGAGCACTTCAGCAAGTTTGGCACCATCGTCAACCTCCAG GTGGCATATAATAATAACCCAGATGGGGCGCTGATCCAGTTTGCCTCTCCTGAAGAAGCCAAACGGGCCATGCAGAGCACAGAGGCAGTGCTCAACAACCGCTTCATCAGAGTACACTGGCACAGAGAGGACGCGGTGGAGCAGACATACACCACGCCACATCCG agCATACAGACAGCCCAGGAGTCTGCGGTGACCACACTGAAACAGTCAGTGAAAGACCGGCTCGGACCCCTGCCCACAGCCCACCCTGAACCCTCACACGACCCCGGCGGTGCTCCACAG AATACAACCAAGGTTTCAGTGAAGGAGCGTCTGGGCTTCTCTAAACCAGCTGGCTTTGGAGGAAAG GTTTTTTCCACATCTACTGGCCTGACTAAGACTGTTTATAACCCAGCTGCACTGAAAGCTGGCCAGAAGGGAGCACCATTTGGGACAACTCTCATTGCAGAAGATGCCCTGAAAAggaaacag GAGGCGCTGAAGCTTCAGCAGGATGTTAGGAAAAAGAAGCAGGAGATTTTGGAGAAGCACATTCAGACTCAGAAG CTGCTGATATCTAAGCTGGAGAAGAACAAGTCCATGAAGGCGGAGGATAAAGCTCAGATCATGCTGACCCTCACCACCCTCACCAACAGCATCACCAAGCTACAGGAGGAGATGAAAGGACTGTCCAGTGCTAATGCCCTCAGGACCACACTCAAGAGCAAAGCTCAG GCTCAAAAGGAGCTCCTGGACACAGAGTTGGACCTTTATAAGAAAATGCAAGCAGGAGAGGACACTGCTGAGCTCAAGATCAAATACACTCGGCTGCAGTTAGAG GCTGCCAAAAGGGGGCTTCTGACCCCAGGACGTGGGAGGGGGGCCCACGGCAGGGGTCGGGGGGCCCTGAGGAGCCGAGGCCGAGGGATTCGAGGACGCGGGAGAGGAGTCCCAACTCACGCTGTGGTGGATCATCGACCCAGAGCTTTAGAGATCAGCGGTTTCACTGAGGCGGATCGAGTCGACCTGCTGCCACACTTCGCA CAATACGGGGAGATTGAAGATTGCCAGATGGAGGATTCTAGTCTTAGTGCCATCATTACATACAAAACCCGTGCAGAGGCTGAGCAG GCGGCCGTCCACGGCGTTCGGTTAAATAATCAGGAGCTGCGCTTGGCCTGGCACAAGCCCACGGCTTCCCTCAACACAACAAACCCGGATGAGGTTGAACCTGAGGATGAGGAG tTTCCAGAGGATTTCCTCGTGGATGATTCCCTGCTGCAGGACGATGATGAAGAGGAAGAAGATAATGAGTCCCGCTCATGGCGCAGATGA
- the LOC109082340 gene encoding RNA-binding protein 26-like isoform X2 gives MIIENLEALKTWLSKTLEPICDADPSALAKYVVALVKKDKSEKELKALCIDQLDVFLQKETQTFVDKLFEAVNAKSYLPQPEQPTSARTETQQRTEKDESKRDEQPSRDEDREKKFSRRINHSPPSSSRYSRDSRRVDDRKKEDRSRKREYDRNPPRRDSYRERYNRRRERSRSYSRSRSRSWSKDRTRERDRDRERDRTRSRSHSQSRCRSRSRERDSGKPKYEHSRPERQEAVTTDGYTATPLTPGSSSALFPVPTLSSTITVIAPTHHGNNTTESWSEFPQDHTPFGRGGPPRKRCRNYDEKGFCMRGDMCPFDHGSDPVVVEDVNLPSMLPFQPPPLPGVDGPPPPGLPPPHSLLTPPVNLRPPVPPPGTMPPSLPPVAGPPPPLPALQPSGMDAPPNSITSSVPTIVTSGVRPPLSQPPPPLFTSDSFEPEVYNPEAPSMTSRPMYRHRVNAQRPNLIGLTMGEVDLPPREKMSNTNSARIVLESDSRKRGAGLHDGAIPAKKPWFDKPNFNKPNHHGFHRNVPYSSANTKLAIRQIPPELNNISKLNEHFSKFGTIVNLQVAYNNNPDGALIQFASPEEAKRAMQSTEAVLNNRFIRVHWHREDAVEQTYTTPHPSIQTAQESAVTTLKQSVKDRLGPLPTAHPEPSHDPGGAPQNTTKVSVKERLGFSKPAGFGGKVFSTSTGLTKTVYNPAALKAGQKGAPFGTTLIAEDALKRKQEALKLQQDVRKKKQEILEKHIQTQKLLISKLEKNKSMKAEDKAQIMLTLTTLTNSITKLQEEMKGLSSANALRTTLKSKAQAQKELLDTELDLYKKMQAGEDTAELKIKYTRLQLEAAKRGLLTPGRGRGAHGRGRGALRSRGRGIRGRGRGVPTHAVVDHRPRALEISGFTEADRVDLLPHFAQYGEIEDCQMEDSSLSAIITYKTRAEAEQAAVHGVRLNNQELRLAWHKPTASLNTTNPDEVEPEDEEFPEDFLVDDSLLQDDDEEEEDNESRSWRR, from the exons ATGATCATTGAAAACCTCGAAGCCTTGAAGACATGGCTCTCGAAGACTCTTGAACCCAT ATGTGATGCTGACCCTTCTGCTCTTGCAAAATATGTGGTTGCATTGGTGAAGAAAGATAAATCTGAGAAGGAGCTGAAAGCATTATGCATTGACCAGTTGGATGTATTCCTTCAGAAAG AGACGCAGACATTTGTGGACAAACTTTTTGAAGCTGTGAACGCAAAGAGTTACCTACCTCAACCGGAGCAGCCCACTTCCGCAAGAACTGAAACTCAGCAGCGCACAGAGAAAGATGAATCCAAGAGAGACGAG CAGCCCAGCCGAGATGAGGACCGAGAAAAGAAATTCTCCAGGAGAATAAACCACAGTCCTCCGTCTAGCTCCAGATACAGCCGAGACAGCAG GAGAGTAGATGACCGCAAGAAAGAGGACCGCTCCAGGAAGCGAGAGTATGACCGAAACCCTCCCAGAAGGGACTCGTACAGGGAACGTTATAACCGGCGGAGAGAACGCAGCCGCAGTTACAGTCGCAGTCGTAGTCGCAGCTGGAGTAAGGACCGCACTCGTGAGCGAGACAGAGACCGAGAGCGGGACCGCACCCGATCACGATCTCACTCACAGAGTCGCTGCAGGAGCAGAAGCAGAG AGCGGGATTCTGGAAAGCCAAAGTACGAGCACAGTCGTCCAGAACGTCAGGAGGCGGTGACCACCGATGGGTACACCGCTACGCCTCTCACACCCGGGAGCTCCTCTGCTCTGTTCCCTGTGCCCACCCTCAGTAGCACCATCACTGTCATCGCCCCCACCCACCATGGGAACAACACCACTGAGAGCTGGTCAGAATTCCCACAGGACCACACGCCCTTCGGCAGAGGCGGCCCTCCGAGGAAACGCTGTCGTAACTATGATG AGAAGGGCTTCTGTATGCGAGGAGACATGTGCCCTTTCGATCACGGAAGTGATCCAGTGGTGGTGGAGGACGTTAATCTTCCCAGCATGCTTCCTTTCCAGCCACCGCCTCTTCCTGGAGTGGACGGCCCACCTCCTCCGGGCCTGCCGCCCCCTCACTCACTCCTGACTCCACCAGTGAACCTCAGACCACCTGTGCCCCCACCGGGCACCATGCCACCCAGCCTGCCACCTGTAGCAG GTCCTCCGCCTCCTCTTCCTGCTCTTCAGCCCTCTGGTATGGACGCCCCACCCAACTCCATCACCAGCTCTGTGCCCACTATAGTGACGTCAGGTGTCCGGCCTCCGCTCAGCCAGCCTCCACCACCCCTGTTCACGTCAG attcATTTGAGCCAGaagtgtataatcctgaagcccCCAGCATGACCTCACGACCCATGTACAGACACAGAGTCAACGCTCAGCGGCCCAATCTGATTGGTCTGACCATGGGAGAAGTGGATCTGCCGCCTCGAG AGAAAATGTCAAACACTAACAGCGCTCGGATAGTTTTAGAGTCTGACTCCAGGAAGAGAGGAGCAGGACTGCACGACGGAGCTATTCCTGCAAAGAAACCCTGGTTTGACAA ACCAAACTTCAACAAACCCAACCACCACGGCTTTCACAGGAATGTGCCCTACTCTTCAGCAAACACCAAACTGGCCATCCGTCAGATTCCTCCTGAACTCAACAACATCAGCAAACTAAACGAGCACTTCAGCAAGTTTGGCACCATCGTCAACCTCCAG GTGGCATATAATAATAACCCAGATGGGGCGCTGATCCAGTTTGCCTCTCCTGAAGAAGCCAAACGGGCCATGCAGAGCACAGAGGCAGTGCTCAACAACCGCTTCATCAGAGTACACTGGCACAGAGAGGACGCGGTGGAGCAGACATACACCACGCCACATCCG agCATACAGACAGCCCAGGAGTCTGCGGTGACCACACTGAAACAGTCAGTGAAAGACCGGCTCGGACCCCTGCCCACAGCCCACCCTGAACCCTCACACGACCCCGGCGGTGCTCCACAG AATACAACCAAGGTTTCAGTGAAGGAGCGTCTGGGCTTCTCTAAACCAGCTGGCTTTGGAGGAAAG GTTTTTTCCACATCTACTGGCCTGACTAAGACTGTTTATAACCCAGCTGCACTGAAAGCTGGCCAGAAGGGAGCACCATTTGGGACAACTCTCATTGCAGAAGATGCCCTGAAAAggaaacag GAGGCGCTGAAGCTTCAGCAGGATGTTAGGAAAAAGAAGCAGGAGATTTTGGAGAAGCACATTCAGACTCAGAAG CTGCTGATATCTAAGCTGGAGAAGAACAAGTCCATGAAGGCGGAGGATAAAGCTCAGATCATGCTGACCCTCACCACCCTCACCAACAGCATCACCAAGCTACAGGAGGAGATGAAAGGACTGTCCAGTGCTAATGCCCTCAGGACCACACTCAAGAGCAAAGCTCAG GCTCAAAAGGAGCTCCTGGACACAGAGTTGGACCTTTATAAGAAAATGCAAGCAGGAGAGGACACTGCTGAGCTCAAGATCAAATACACTCGGCTGCAGTTAGAG GCTGCCAAAAGGGGGCTTCTGACCCCAGGACGTGGGAGGGGGGCCCACGGCAGGGGTCGGGGGGCCCTGAGGAGCCGAGGCCGAGGGATTCGAGGACGCGGGAGAGGAGTCCCAACTCACGCTGTGGTGGATCATCGACCCAGAGCTTTAGAGATCAGCGGTTTCACTGAGGCGGATCGAGTCGACCTGCTGCCACACTTCGCA CAATACGGGGAGATTGAAGATTGCCAGATGGAGGATTCTAGTCTTAGTGCCATCATTACATACAAAACCCGTGCAGAGGCTGAGCAG GCGGCCGTCCACGGCGTTCGGTTAAATAATCAGGAGCTGCGCTTGGCCTGGCACAAGCCCACGGCTTCCCTCAACACAACAAACCCGGATGAGGTTGAACCTGAGGATGAGGAG tTTCCAGAGGATTTCCTCGTGGATGATTCCCTGCTGCAGGACGATGATGAAGAGGAAGAAGATAATGAGTCCCGCTCATGGCGCAGATGA
- the LOC109082340 gene encoding RNA-binding protein 26-like isoform X3 — MIIENLEALKTWLSKTLEPIRCDADPSALAKYVVALVKKDKSEKELKALCIDQLDVFLQKETQTFVDKLFEAVNAKSYLPQPEQPTSARTETQQRTEKDESKRDEPSRDEDREKKFSRRINHSPPSSSRYSRDSRRVDDRKKEDRSRKREYDRNPPRRDSYRERYNRRRERSRSYSRSRSRSWSKDRTRERDRDRERDRTRSRSHSQSRCRSRSRERDSGKPKYEHSRPERQEAVTTDGYTATPLTPGSSSALFPVPTLSSTITVIAPTHHGNNTTESWSEFPQDHTPFGRGGPPRKRCRNYDEKGFCMRGDMCPFDHGSDPVVVEDVNLPSMLPFQPPPLPGVDGPPPPGLPPPHSLLTPPVNLRPPVPPPGTMPPSLPPVAGPPPPLPALQPSGMDAPPNSITSSVPTIVTSGVRPPLSQPPPPLFTSDSFEPEVYNPEAPSMTSRPMYRHRVNAQRPNLIGLTMGEVDLPPREKMSNTNSARIVLESDSRKRGAGLHDGAIPAKKPWFDKPNFNKPNHHGFHRNVPYSSANTKLAIRQIPPELNNISKLNEHFSKFGTIVNLQVAYNNNPDGALIQFASPEEAKRAMQSTEAVLNNRFIRVHWHREDAVEQTYTTPHPSIQTAQESAVTTLKQSVKDRLGPLPTAHPEPSHDPGGAPQNTTKVSVKERLGFSKPAGFGGKVFSTSTGLTKTVYNPAALKAGQKGAPFGTTLIAEDALKRKQEALKLQQDVRKKKQEILEKHIQTQKLLISKLEKNKSMKAEDKAQIMLTLTTLTNSITKLQEEMKGLSSANALRTTLKSKAQAQKELLDTELDLYKKMQAGEDTAELKIKYTRLQLEAAKRGLLTPGRGRGAHGRGRGALRSRGRGIRGRGRGVPTHAVVDHRPRALEISGFTEADRVDLLPHFAQYGEIEDCQMEDSSLSAIITYKTRAEAEQAAVHGVRLNNQELRLAWHKPTASLNTTNPDEVEPEDEEFPEDFLVDDSLLQDDDEEEEDNESRSWRR; from the exons ATGATCATTGAAAACCTCGAAGCCTTGAAGACATGGCTCTCGAAGACTCTTGAACCCAT CAGATGTGATGCTGACCCTTCTGCTCTTGCAAAATATGTGGTTGCATTGGTGAAGAAAGATAAATCTGAGAAGGAGCTGAAAGCATTATGCATTGACCAGTTGGATGTATTCCTTCAGAAAG AGACGCAGACATTTGTGGACAAACTTTTTGAAGCTGTGAACGCAAAGAGTTACCTACCTCAACCGGAGCAGCCCACTTCCGCAAGAACTGAAACTCAGCAGCGCACAGAGAAAGATGAATCCAAGAGAGACGAG CCCAGCCGAGATGAGGACCGAGAAAAGAAATTCTCCAGGAGAATAAACCACAGTCCTCCGTCTAGCTCCAGATACAGCCGAGACAGCAG GAGAGTAGATGACCGCAAGAAAGAGGACCGCTCCAGGAAGCGAGAGTATGACCGAAACCCTCCCAGAAGGGACTCGTACAGGGAACGTTATAACCGGCGGAGAGAACGCAGCCGCAGTTACAGTCGCAGTCGTAGTCGCAGCTGGAGTAAGGACCGCACTCGTGAGCGAGACAGAGACCGAGAGCGGGACCGCACCCGATCACGATCTCACTCACAGAGTCGCTGCAGGAGCAGAAGCAGAG AGCGGGATTCTGGAAAGCCAAAGTACGAGCACAGTCGTCCAGAACGTCAGGAGGCGGTGACCACCGATGGGTACACCGCTACGCCTCTCACACCCGGGAGCTCCTCTGCTCTGTTCCCTGTGCCCACCCTCAGTAGCACCATCACTGTCATCGCCCCCACCCACCATGGGAACAACACCACTGAGAGCTGGTCAGAATTCCCACAGGACCACACGCCCTTCGGCAGAGGCGGCCCTCCGAGGAAACGCTGTCGTAACTATGATG AGAAGGGCTTCTGTATGCGAGGAGACATGTGCCCTTTCGATCACGGAAGTGATCCAGTGGTGGTGGAGGACGTTAATCTTCCCAGCATGCTTCCTTTCCAGCCACCGCCTCTTCCTGGAGTGGACGGCCCACCTCCTCCGGGCCTGCCGCCCCCTCACTCACTCCTGACTCCACCAGTGAACCTCAGACCACCTGTGCCCCCACCGGGCACCATGCCACCCAGCCTGCCACCTGTAGCAG GTCCTCCGCCTCCTCTTCCTGCTCTTCAGCCCTCTGGTATGGACGCCCCACCCAACTCCATCACCAGCTCTGTGCCCACTATAGTGACGTCAGGTGTCCGGCCTCCGCTCAGCCAGCCTCCACCACCCCTGTTCACGTCAG attcATTTGAGCCAGaagtgtataatcctgaagcccCCAGCATGACCTCACGACCCATGTACAGACACAGAGTCAACGCTCAGCGGCCCAATCTGATTGGTCTGACCATGGGAGAAGTGGATCTGCCGCCTCGAG AGAAAATGTCAAACACTAACAGCGCTCGGATAGTTTTAGAGTCTGACTCCAGGAAGAGAGGAGCAGGACTGCACGACGGAGCTATTCCTGCAAAGAAACCCTGGTTTGACAA ACCAAACTTCAACAAACCCAACCACCACGGCTTTCACAGGAATGTGCCCTACTCTTCAGCAAACACCAAACTGGCCATCCGTCAGATTCCTCCTGAACTCAACAACATCAGCAAACTAAACGAGCACTTCAGCAAGTTTGGCACCATCGTCAACCTCCAG GTGGCATATAATAATAACCCAGATGGGGCGCTGATCCAGTTTGCCTCTCCTGAAGAAGCCAAACGGGCCATGCAGAGCACAGAGGCAGTGCTCAACAACCGCTTCATCAGAGTACACTGGCACAGAGAGGACGCGGTGGAGCAGACATACACCACGCCACATCCG agCATACAGACAGCCCAGGAGTCTGCGGTGACCACACTGAAACAGTCAGTGAAAGACCGGCTCGGACCCCTGCCCACAGCCCACCCTGAACCCTCACACGACCCCGGCGGTGCTCCACAG AATACAACCAAGGTTTCAGTGAAGGAGCGTCTGGGCTTCTCTAAACCAGCTGGCTTTGGAGGAAAG GTTTTTTCCACATCTACTGGCCTGACTAAGACTGTTTATAACCCAGCTGCACTGAAAGCTGGCCAGAAGGGAGCACCATTTGGGACAACTCTCATTGCAGAAGATGCCCTGAAAAggaaacag GAGGCGCTGAAGCTTCAGCAGGATGTTAGGAAAAAGAAGCAGGAGATTTTGGAGAAGCACATTCAGACTCAGAAG CTGCTGATATCTAAGCTGGAGAAGAACAAGTCCATGAAGGCGGAGGATAAAGCTCAGATCATGCTGACCCTCACCACCCTCACCAACAGCATCACCAAGCTACAGGAGGAGATGAAAGGACTGTCCAGTGCTAATGCCCTCAGGACCACACTCAAGAGCAAAGCTCAG GCTCAAAAGGAGCTCCTGGACACAGAGTTGGACCTTTATAAGAAAATGCAAGCAGGAGAGGACACTGCTGAGCTCAAGATCAAATACACTCGGCTGCAGTTAGAG GCTGCCAAAAGGGGGCTTCTGACCCCAGGACGTGGGAGGGGGGCCCACGGCAGGGGTCGGGGGGCCCTGAGGAGCCGAGGCCGAGGGATTCGAGGACGCGGGAGAGGAGTCCCAACTCACGCTGTGGTGGATCATCGACCCAGAGCTTTAGAGATCAGCGGTTTCACTGAGGCGGATCGAGTCGACCTGCTGCCACACTTCGCA CAATACGGGGAGATTGAAGATTGCCAGATGGAGGATTCTAGTCTTAGTGCCATCATTACATACAAAACCCGTGCAGAGGCTGAGCAG GCGGCCGTCCACGGCGTTCGGTTAAATAATCAGGAGCTGCGCTTGGCCTGGCACAAGCCCACGGCTTCCCTCAACACAACAAACCCGGATGAGGTTGAACCTGAGGATGAGGAG tTTCCAGAGGATTTCCTCGTGGATGATTCCCTGCTGCAGGACGATGATGAAGAGGAAGAAGATAATGAGTCCCGCTCATGGCGCAGATGA